The Salmo salar chromosome ssa04, Ssal_v3.1, whole genome shotgun sequence genomic sequence tttagctagtTAGTCCAGTTTCTGTTCGTTAGCTAGTTAGATTGGGCTAGCAAGACGGTTTCGAACGATAAAACCAAAGATTTTGTTCACTTTGTATAAGTTAGCccaattgttttgtttatttcgcGGGCTAGTTTACGTTAGTTATTTCGCTGTCTAGTTAAACGTGCGCTAGCTAAACTCGCCTGTTTACCTTAGTTTCCTCTACTTTCCGTGATAGCTTGCTAATTTTAGCAGCGAGGTCTTCTTTTTCAAGTTTACCAGAACTAGCAAGGACTTCTGTCACGAAAGACGCCATGTTTGATTTGGAGAACatctgactagctagctagcagcaccAAAACCCTTCAAGCTGAAGAAGCCCTCACATAAACCAATCAAAAGCAAAGTTCCACTATGCCCAAGACTCTGGCCACGCCTAGGACAGATTTGCGATTTAAAAGTGATAAATACTGAACAAAACAAAAGCAATAAAAATAAGTAATACTGAAATGACTAAATATCTTGCAgtctgccttctccctacagtttcCCTACAGCCTCTCAACTGTGTTTGTCTGGGAGTGTTGGGGAATAGGCAGAAGACGACTTTACCTTCGAACCAAATGGACAATAAATAATCTAAATCGTCTATTCTATTAACAAATTAGCAACTGCAGTATATATTAGCAGTAGAGTTGTAGTCTGTCAATTAGAGGACCATGTATGTGATTAAATCAGTGTTTGAtgtatttcactttttttttattGGATAGACTGAGGGGGAACCTATAAATAATTATTCCCTTTTTGAGGGACAAATGTCATGACTTCTCAGAAAAAAAGAATCAAAGTTTAATATGTCAAAAGGCAACCATATTAGAAAACTCTGGTGGAGGACACTTTTCAAGGCACTGTAGAGGACTGATATGTGTTATACATTTACATCAGGACAGAGTAAATATAACAGCTGAACAACACTGACATTCAAATGTATCACATTTTGAATCATTATGGCCTTATCACTACATCATCATGAATTCACAATCACTATGAAATACATGTGACATTGTGATTCAAAACAGGCTACAGATTTAacctttcaaaacaacaaaaatcctgaCAAAAACAAGAGGGAAGCAGTTTCAACACCTATAATGATTGGTTCCATATTTCTATGATTTGGGAGGTAGCAGTTAACAAATGTATCCATAATGAACTACAACTATCCATTATGAACTATAaactagacacacagacacaaacagtaTTGTAATCTAACAAAGCATGGAGTCATGGCTGCATACTCATTACTACACTAACTTCTGTGTAAATCACCCACATGAATGCTGTCCCTGTCAACACAGTTCAAATTCTGGTTGAGGGTGTAGATTATCATGCTAATGTATAAGTCTTACTCTTTTGAATAATGTTTGTCCACAATATTAGAGACAACAGGAAAGTTTGTCTCAGGGAGGGGAGGGAACTAAGGGCATTCACAAGAAGTCTTGGCCTTTAAATTATATTAATACAAGGGCTGTTTGCTCAGTGTGAATAGTACAGTCCTATTATCTAAAAGAGGACCTCTTCTTTTTCATCACTCTTCTCTTTAGCACTAATGGTGGGGGTTTGTACTGTGAAGGTTTTGTCAAATGCACCACGGTCTACCCGGTAAGACCCCTTTTCCAGAGACATGCAGGATTCAAATCGGTGGCCCCATAGAATCTCGTCCTCAGTGTAGGAGGTTCTGGCTTGGCATATCATACCTACAACACAGAAGAGACcaatttttttccacattttgcacaGCAAGGCATTTATGAGACGTTTAATCTTTACACATCTATCTCTTATGCTACAGTCACAGACATGATGACATTACTTTTTTTCTAATGATTTTAGAAAGGTCACATTCTAACATTCAAAGCCAACCAACCTGACGCCTCCACGATTCCCTCCAGAATGATGATGATCTCAAATCTCTCCCTTGTCAGACGCTCAGCCCCTATTTCCCAGAAGGGGCTGCTCTCATTGATTACATGGGTGATGGTCTGTGGCTCGACCAACAGGAGCCTGTCTCCTCCGGTATCGTAGCCCAGGTTGATCTCTGACTGCTCCAGTGGTATGAACTCCCCTTCCTTGGTCTGTCTGGACTTGATCAACTTGGCTCGTATCTTGGCGTCCACCATGTGACTCGCCCTCAGGTCTCCGATGCGGAAGAGGAGGCAGAGTTTCTCGTCGCGCTCCGATATGACACAGTGCTTGCTGAAGATCAGAGTCTGGGCCCTTTTCTGAGGCCGGGAGATCTTGACGAACATGCAGCCAACCATGAGGGCATCGATGATGGAGCCAATGATAGACTGGGCCATGAGGAGAACCACACCCTCCATGCAGTTGGCCGTCACCAATCTAGAGCCATAGCCAATGGTCCTCTGGCTCTCCACCGACAGAAGCAGGGCGGAGATGAAACTGTCCACATTCTCGAAGCACGGCTGCCATTGAGGGTCGTGGACGTGGGCCACGTCATCCCGCAGCCAGGCATCTAGGAAGTAGATCTCGGCAAAGGCCACCCACGTGACAACGTAGCACATGGTAAAGACAAAGAGGAACCAACGGTACTTCAAGTCCACCAGAGTGGTGAAGATGTCCAAGAGGAAACGGCTCTTGTCCTCGATAGGGCCCAGGTTGACCTGACACTTCCCGTCTTTAGTGACGTAGCGCTGACGCTGCTTGTTGGCTGTGCCATAACTTGGCCTCTCGTCACCTAGGAGTTTGCAGCGTAGCTTGTGGGGCTTGTTCTCACCACTTGTGCCATGGGCGGAGCTACGGGTGCTACCAAAGGGGCCACCAAAGGGAGCGCCTGAGTACCACCTGGAGCTGAAACGCTTGAGGTGGCGTCCGCGGTGAGAAGTGGCTGGCTCCTCTGGCTCCTCAGTGGGGATGATGTACTGGCAGGTGTCTACCTCCTGGCTGATCAATCCTGCAACAACCTGATGGGGCCCTGGGCTCTGGGGCTGTGGCTGGGGGGATGCAGAGGGGGATGGCTGGGGTGAGAGAACTGGGAAGTTGTCATTGTTGTTATTTGAGCTGGGGATGAGAGAGACTCTTGTGGAGTGGAGCATTGTCAAATCCATGTTGATTTTTGCTGCAacctgaacaaaaatatgttaGAACAATTAATTGACTGACtcatacattacatacatgatCTACAACGTATTTGTGCTGGAAACAGTATCCAGTGTCAACACAACCCACTGAACAATATCCCAAAACACAAATTAACGAAATTGACTCTCTGCAATAGGTACCCTCTTTGGATATGGGGTGAAGCGTGTTGATTCTGGGGGTGGTCTAGGGAGGTGTTTGGCTGTGAGAGTCTGTGCTGGTGGAATTGAGTTCCTGCGGGGGTCAATTCTCGTAGGACTCCTGTAGTCACTGTTATGGGGCTCGTGTAATGTCACCCTGCTGCACATCATGGTGAAAGCCATCAGCGAGACTACTGTAGATTCCTGTGCTCTGTGTGGCAGTTGAGCTACTGAAGGCCCAGAAAGTTGATTTCTTGTTCCTGTTGAAGCAATAGAATCCGATTGAGAGTTGCCACACAATTATCAACCACCACTACAAAGGAAAGAGACTAAATTAAATTCTTCCACCAAGTAATAATGGTGGAACTTAACTCCTTATGTCCTGATTACAGATAGTCAAATTTCATAGTTCAGGGATTGTTAGTAGGCTAAATCCAGCTGTGGGTCAGTGGGTGTATGCCAGATCTCTGATACACTGAGGGTGTTCTTTCAACAGATGGTTCCCTCTCCTCAGGATAAATTCTTACAtcattcctccccctctcctcccctgcccccAACAACTTTCGAGTCGTACAAATCTGACGTACGTCGTGTGATATCATCGGTCTCTGCTGGATATAATTAAACTATAGGGATTACGATTGATCCTCTAAATTAATCTGGTAACAACCAAGGCGCATGGTGATGGATTTGAGGAGATTACGGTTTTACTCTTACTTACGGGGGCTTAGATAATTGATTTGCCCAGATGTGGCCAAATAAACCCCGGGCAAATCTCTATTTCTTGTTGTCACTGTTTCTGTTCGTGttgtcactcactctctcccctacTGGACCGCCAAAACAGCTCGTAGCGGCAGACGTGCTGCGCTGCGTGCAGGATTTCAGGACCACATCAATGTCGATTCTGACTCCAGAGTGCAGCAGACCATGAACTGCCCAAGGCATTGTAATCAACAGTACTAATTGCACTCCGAATGTTTTTCTGTAGAGGAAAAACTAGAGATGTCTCATTACACCTCATCTGTAGAATAGTTGCGATGCTACATTTTTGATGTGCAGCTAATGTTGAACAACATCTTCTTTGTAAATGTGTTGATTTTACACAGATGGGCTTCACCAATTCTGAGATGTGTAGCCCATTCCTAAAAGTTACATAATACTGTAAAACAATTCACTCTTTGCTTTTTTCAGTTGCAACCTTAAAACAACATCCTTATAACCAGACCAACACCAGAAGAAATGTGCTAGAACAACCAGGGAAActatacaaacacaaacagagaggGAAAGTAGGTATGTATGTCTGTACATTAAGGAGAGTCATCATAACTAACTGCCAAAAGAAAGACACAACAAACTAAACCATACCTGAATAGAGATGCCAGTAGTTGTTCTCAGTTTGGGATCATCTTCCACCGGAGAGATAACAAGCAGCTATCAAAAATAAATACAAGCGGGATGGCTTTTTTGTGGTAAAGCTGGTGCTGTGGTTTCTCTCCCAGTGATGTCAAGGCGAACTGGCAGGATGCCTGCTGTCCAGCTGCGGACCAGAGGGGGCCGTCCCACACTCCCCCCTCACCTCCCTCTGCTCACACAGGGAGGTCAGCTGTTAATCTTCTCATGGGGTCAGCAGGGCTGGCGAGCTGTGCAGGAAGTAGTACGGCACCATGGGAAGTGACAAATAAACAACAAACACAATGCACAGTACAGAAATGTTAAGTTGGTCGTTGGACAATCAatattgttttctctctctctgtgtgtgtgtgtgtgtgtgtgtgtgtgtgtgtgtgtgtgtgtgtgtgtgtgtgtgtcaaggggTGTTGTAAGGTAAAAGACAGAAATATAGATTGAAAAAAAGGGGACAGACACAAAAGAAGACTAGAGCGCAAAGCAAGGAGAAAAGAACAACAGAAAGAACAGAAAGTTTGAAAGTTTATTGAGCGTCAATACAGGTTTCAACAAGTGGAAATCAGAGGAGTGGAAGGAAAGGCTTACATATATAAACAAGCGAATACAAAACAAGATAGGTTTGGACAAAGGAAACAGAATTTCTATGTTCACGGCAATCCTAATTCGTCATGATAAATGTAAAATATCTAAGAAACTATAAAAATACTCTTGTGTTTTCACTTTCTTAAAACACACCTGCATAGGTTCAAAGCACTAATACCTTAATAATGCATAATAAAgaaatctctccatctctccttgatGTCTCTGTGAGTATCATATGAGCGTATAAGCTCTGCCTCAAGTCACTCAGAATCTACAACATTTTCCAGCTTAGAAAAATATGGTAAAAGCACattaaaaagtacaataaaaaacTGCTTTGCAATACTAGGCAAAAATCCAGTGTTTGTCAACTCTACATCAGGATAAAAACATTAGCGGCCGTCGGCTGGCGTACGGGCCCTGACACTTATTCTCAGaagctgacctctgaccccttggCCTTACTTGACAGCGACCACAGAGGTGTTGGTGATAGACTCCATGATGGCGGCCAGGCGGCTGCACAAGTCGTGGGGCACTTTGGAGCGCACTGTTGGTGGATCTTTTAGAACCACCATCTCTGTTGAGCAGTCCAGAACCCTGGGCAGAAACTCACCCAACTTCTCCTGCAGGGAGTCTGAAAAGGAGTGGAAGgggtgagaaggagagaaagacttAGAGCTTCCATGAGAGGAGTAAAATACAGTTAAGACCGCCAGGTGAGCAAGAGATGTGTGAGAAATTagatgagacagaggagaggaaaatgTGCTACAGAGACACGCTAAGCCATATAATAAtacattatacagttgaagtcggaagtttacatacaccttatccaaatacattaaactcagttcacaattcctgaaatgtaatcctattaaaaattccctgtcttaggtcagttaggatcaccactttattttaagaacgtgaaatgtcagaataatagtagagagaattatttctttcagcttttatttctttcatcacattcccagggggtcagaagtttacatacactcaatttgtatttggtagcattgcctttaaattgtttatcttgggtcaaacatttcaggtagccttccacaagcttcccacaataagttgggtgaattttgtcccattcctcctgacagagctggtgtaactgagtcaggtttaggcatccttgctcgcacacgctttttcagttctgcccacaaattttctattggattgaggtcagggctttgtgatggtcactccaataccttgactttgttgtccttaagccattttgccacaactttggaagtatgcttggggtcattgtccatttggaagacccatttgcgaccaagctttaacttcctgactgatgtcttgatgttgtttcaatatatccacataattttccttcctcatgacgccatctattttgtgaagtgcaccagtccctcctgcagcaaagcacccccacaacatgatgctgccacccctatgcttcacggttaggatggtgttctttggcttgtaagcctccccctttttcctccaaacatatggccattatggccaaacagttctatttttgtttcatcagaccagaggacatttctccaaaaagtacgatctttgtccccatgtgcagttgcgaaccgtagtctggcttttttatggcggttttggagcagtggcttcttccttgttgagcggcctttcaggttatgtcgacataggactcgttttactgtggaaatagatacttttgtgtttcctccagcatcttcacaaggtcctttgctgttgttctgggattgatttgcacttttcgaaccaaagtacgttcatctctaggagacagaacgcatctccttcctgagcggtatgacgactgtgtggtcccatggtgtttatacttgcgtactattgtttgtacagatgaacgtggtaccttcaggtgtttggaaattgctcccaaggatgaaccagacttgtggaggtctacaattcttttttctgaggtcttggctgatttcttttgattttcccatgatgtcaagcaaagaggcagtgagtttgcaggtaggccttgaaatacatccacaggtacacctccaattgactcaaatgatgtcaattagcttatcagaagcttctaaagccatgagatcattttctggaattttccaagctgtttaaaggcacagtcaacttagtgtatgtaaacttctgacccactggaattgtgatacagtgaattataagtgaaataatctgtctgtaaacaattgttggtaaaacattacttgtgtcatgcacaaagtagatgtcctaaccgacttgccaaaactatagtttgttaacaagaaatttgtggagtggttgaaaacgagttttaatgactccaacctaagtgtatgtaaacttctgacttcaactgtacatggtaacacatgggttgaggtcagggatctgtgcaggccagtcaagttcttccacaccaatctggACAAACtaattctgtatggacctcgttgtgcacgggggcattgtcatgctaaaacaggcaagggctttccccaaactgttgccacaaagttggaagcacagaatcgtctagaatgtcattgtatgcaatAGTGTTAAgagttcccttcactggaactaaggggcctagcccgaaccatcaAAAACAggtccagaccattattcttccacCACCAaactggcactatgcattggggcagatagagttctcctggcatctgcgaaacccagattcgtctgtcggactgccagattgggaagcgcgattcatcactccagagaacgtgtttccactgctccagagtccaatggtggcaagctttaacACCACTCCTGCCAATGCTtgccattgcgcatggtgatctagaCATgtttgcggctgctcggccatggaaacccatttcatgaagctcccaacgaacagttcttgtgctgacgttgcttccagaggcagtttggaccttggtagtgagtgttgtaaccgaggacagacttTCACTCGCTACCCGCTTCAggactcggcggtcccgttctgtgagcttgtgtggcctaccactttgcaactgagctgttgttgctcctagatggttccacttcacaataacagcacttacagttgactggggcggctctagctgggcagaaatgtgacaaacTTACTTGTTGgagaggtggcatcctatgatggtgccacattgaaagtcattgagctcttcagtaaggccattttactgccaatgtttgtctatggagattgcatggctttgtgctcgagttcatacacctgtcagcaacgggtgtggctgaaatagctgaatccactcatttgaagggatgtccacataccctttgtgtatatatatagtgtatatttaaCACAGCTTGGATAAAGCCCAGGAAAAACCTCTTCCCCTCCACCTGTCCTCACCATCCAGGTCTACTCCCAGGTAGGAGCACCAGTGGCTGCGGACAGCCTCCATGGTGTCCAGGTCTTCCTGGCTGACCATGTCCGGCCGGCTCATCAGGTGCATGCAGGGGATGACCGCCTCGTTCATGATGATCATGCCCTCCTCCACGTCGCTCACCTCGCCGCTCCTGAACAGGGTGGCCGCGTTGTCATTCATCTCCTAGGAAGGGGGCAGAACGGGGAGAACAGGGGATATGCAGGTGCAGTGTCACTATGGAGTCTCTTTGGATAGTTTGTATTTTCCAGTTAAGATCCTGGGGAATTCATGTACAAATGAACCCCATAACAAACACAAAAAAGTGGCTGCAACCAGGTCTAGCTTGAAATGAAAAACAAAACTTGTTCCTAAATAAGTGCATCAGTTTTAGTGAGCTGTTGAATGTGGGGCTTAAAATACAGACTTCATCAAGGTGAAATCCCAAGTATGATGACACCACCTCTATTGGCTCATTTTGCAAAGTGACTGAGGCAGAGAAGGGGGTTGCTTTCTTGATCTGGAGAATACCATTAGTTCTCTGCATTTAAGATCAATTTGAGCTGAAAGAGGTTATGTTGGACAACAAACGCTTCCTGCAATTTGAGAAATGCCTCATCTAGTATGGGAGCAGTGCTATAGGtgatggtgtcatctgcatacagatgtaggatcttaatttaagccagtttgctacagaagGGAAATAACCCTGcagaacaggaaatgtgaattattagtcTAGAGATAAGTAGTCTATTCACGCATAAAGTTTTATTatactatatagcagggctattTAACTCCAGCCCTATGATTTTTTTTACTCACACTGAAGTTTAGCTTCTTATTCCCTATATTATTAACATTTAATATACCTTTAATTCTATATTCCCAACTGACATCATCAGTCTCATGTCCAAAATCTTTTTAAACTTTCAAAGTGAGCATCTGTATCATCAGTAGCACTCACTTTGAGACACCTCCTCCTGTAAAATGCAATAAGCGActgctccatccctctcttctcccctctcctcagcaGCATGGCGTTGTCTTTGTAGGCGTGGTTGAGGTAATTCAGCGCCTCGCGCACCCTGGTGGAACACAATGATGATATTACATCATGACACGTCAGCCCACTGATGACATCACATAAGACAGTCACAGCCCACTCACTCAAACCACCATACAGGCTGATCACGTAGGGGCAGAGTCCCAGTTGCCATGACAACACTTACTTTCCATGCTGGTACTGTTCCAGGCCCGTCAGCAGGTAGACAAACACTGTCCGGAATAGGCTGTAGTCGTCATGCCATTGCTGAGGAGAAGAGCACACAGACACATTCAATTCAAGTTTGGGTTTCCAATGGAGAAAAATGTCTACCTAGAGTTTTGGTGTAGATAATATACAGTACCTGGTTCCTCCCATCAGTCATCAATGCTTGTGTAATGCAACAaattcaaagatttgactgagttacagttcataaggacatcagtcaattgaaataaatgaattagtccctaatctatggatttcacatgactgggcaagggtgcagccatgggtgggcctgggagggcataggcccaccactggggagctaggcccagccaatcaaaatgagGTTTTCCAcacaaaaagggctttattacagacagaaatatgcCTCAGCACcccctcagatgatcccacaggtgaagaagccggatgtggaggacctgggctggcgtggttacaagtggtctgtggttgtgaagccagttggaagtactgccaaattctcttaaacaacgttggaggcggcttatggtagagaaatgaataaattatctggcaacatctctggtggatattcctgcagtcagcatcacatctgtggtattgtgttgtgtgacaaaa encodes the following:
- the LOC106603636 gene encoding G protein-activated inward rectifier potassium channel 3; this encodes MAFTMMCSRVTLHEPHNSDYRSPTRIDPRRNSIPPAQTLTAKHLPRPPPESTRFTPYPKRVAAKINMDLTMLHSTRVSLIPSSNNNNDNFPVLSPQPSPSASPQPQPQSPGPHQVVAGLISQEVDTCQYIIPTEEPEEPATSHRGRHLKRFSSRWYSGAPFGGPFGSTRSSAHGTSGENKPHKLRCKLLGDERPSYGTANKQRQRYVTKDGKCQVNLGPIEDKSRFLLDIFTTLVDLKYRWFLFVFTMCYVVTWVAFAEIYFLDAWLRDDVAHVHDPQWQPCFENVDSFISALLLSVESQRTIGYGSRLVTANCMEGVVLLMAQSIIGSIIDALMVGCMFVKISRPQKRAQTLIFSKHCVISERDEKLCLLFRIGDLRASHMVDAKIRAKLIKSRQTKEGEFIPLEQSEINLGYDTGGDRLLLVEPQTITHVINESSPFWEIGAERLTRERFEIIIILEGIVEASGMICQARTSYTEDEILWGHRFESCMSLEKGSYRVDRGAFDKTFTVQTPTISAKEKSDEKEEVLF